A window of the Mucilaginibacter sp. cycad4 genome harbors these coding sequences:
- the lon gene encoding endopeptidase La: MNFDPFDFKNALPVINEDSEFFPLMSSEDEEEMNNEELPDVMPILPLRNTVLFPGVVIPITVGRDKSIKLIRDANKGSRMIGVVSQQDVGIEDPTFNQLNKVGTIALIIKMLQMPDGNTTVIIQGKKRFYLKEEVQSEPYIKATVEPFHEIKTKEDKEFKAMVSSIKDMAMNIIQLSPNIPSEAGIAIRNIESTSFLINFISSNMNADMTAKQHLLEIANLRERANLVLEHLTLDLQMLELKNQIQTKVRVDLDKQQRDYFLNQQLKTIQEELGGNTPDLEIESLRQRGIKKKWAKEVKDHFNKELEKLARTNPAAADYSVQINYLELLLDLPWNEFTKDNFDLKRAQRILDKDHFGLDKVKQRIIEYLAVLKLKHDMKAPILCLVGPPGVGKTSLGKSIAKALGRKYVRMALGGIRDEAEIRGHRKTYIGAMPGRIIQSIKKAGASNPVFILDEIDKVGNDFRGDPSSALLEVLDPEQNGTFSDHYVEMDYDLSNVMFIATANSLSTIQPALLDRMEIIEVNGYTIEEKIEIAKQHLVPKQREAHGLKIKDVSLKADVLEKVIVDYTRESGVRSLEKKIGSVVRGVAKNIAMEEPYNSVVSKKDIEKILGAPIFDKDLYEGNDVAGVVTGLAWTSVGGDILFIEASLSPGKGRLTLTGSLGDVMKESVTIALAYLRAHAADFDIDPKLFDQWDVHVHVPAGATPKDGPSAGVTMLTALVSAFTQRKVKPNLAMTGEITLRGRVLPVGGIKEKILAAKRANIKEIILCKSNQKDILEIKEDYIKDLNFHYVTDMRDVITLALLNEKVKNPINLTVKEDDKAVVN; encoded by the coding sequence ATGAATTTCGATCCGTTTGATTTTAAAAATGCTTTACCGGTTATAAATGAGGATTCAGAGTTTTTCCCGCTAATGTCATCGGAAGATGAGGAGGAGATGAATAATGAGGAGCTGCCCGATGTAATGCCTATTTTACCCTTGCGCAATACCGTACTTTTCCCCGGTGTTGTGATCCCAATTACGGTTGGCAGGGATAAATCAATAAAACTAATCCGCGATGCCAATAAAGGCAGCCGCATGATTGGGGTGGTTTCGCAACAGGATGTGGGGATTGAAGACCCTACTTTTAACCAGCTTAACAAAGTTGGCACTATAGCACTCATTATAAAAATGCTGCAAATGCCCGATGGTAACACCACCGTTATTATCCAGGGAAAAAAACGTTTTTATTTAAAAGAAGAAGTACAAAGCGAACCCTATATAAAAGCTACAGTTGAGCCCTTTCATGAAATAAAAACCAAGGAAGATAAAGAGTTTAAAGCCATGGTATCATCCATTAAGGATATGGCCATGAATATCATCCAGCTTTCGCCGAATATACCGAGCGAAGCAGGGATCGCTATCCGTAATATCGAAAGCACATCGTTCCTGATCAACTTCATATCATCAAATATGAACGCTGATATGACAGCCAAGCAGCACCTGCTTGAAATTGCCAACCTGCGCGAACGTGCCAACCTGGTGCTTGAGCATCTAACGCTCGACCTGCAGATGCTGGAACTAAAAAACCAGATCCAGACCAAAGTACGCGTTGACCTTGATAAACAACAAAGGGATTATTTCCTTAACCAGCAGCTCAAAACCATACAGGAAGAGCTGGGCGGTAACACACCCGACCTGGAAATTGAGAGCCTGCGCCAGCGCGGTATTAAAAAGAAATGGGCAAAAGAGGTTAAAGATCACTTTAACAAAGAACTTGAAAAGCTGGCGCGCACCAACCCTGCCGCCGCCGATTATTCGGTACAGATTAATTATCTTGAGCTGTTGCTTGATTTACCATGGAATGAGTTTACCAAAGATAACTTTGACCTTAAGCGGGCGCAAAGGATCCTTGATAAAGACCACTTTGGTTTAGACAAGGTAAAACAGCGTATTATCGAATACCTGGCCGTGTTGAAATTGAAACATGATATGAAAGCGCCTATCCTTTGTTTGGTTGGCCCTCCCGGGGTTGGCAAAACATCGTTAGGTAAATCAATAGCCAAAGCTTTGGGCCGTAAATATGTGCGTATGGCATTAGGCGGTATCCGCGATGAAGCGGAGATCCGGGGCCACCGTAAAACATATATTGGTGCTATGCCGGGGCGTATCATCCAGTCGATAAAAAAAGCAGGCGCATCAAACCCGGTATTTATTTTGGATGAGATAGATAAAGTAGGCAACGATTTCAGGGGCGATCCGTCGTCGGCCCTGCTCGAAGTACTTGACCCCGAACAAAACGGCACCTTCTCTGATCACTATGTTGAAATGGACTACGACCTTTCAAACGTAATGTTCATTGCAACAGCCAACTCTCTGAGCACTATCCAGCCTGCTTTGTTAGACAGGATGGAGATCATTGAAGTGAACGGCTATACCATTGAAGAAAAAATTGAGATAGCCAAGCAACATCTTGTACCTAAACAGCGCGAAGCACACGGCTTAAAAATAAAAGATGTAAGCCTTAAAGCTGATGTACTTGAAAAGGTAATAGTTGATTACACCCGCGAATCGGGCGTACGCTCACTGGAGAAAAAGATTGGCTCGGTTGTGCGCGGCGTAGCCAAGAACATAGCTATGGAAGAACCTTACAACAGCGTTGTAAGCAAAAAAGATATCGAAAAGATATTGGGCGCACCTATTTTTGATAAAGATCTTTATGAAGGCAATGACGTTGCTGGCGTTGTAACGGGCCTGGCCTGGACTTCTGTAGGCGGTGACATCCTGTTCATTGAAGCCAGCTTAAGCCCCGGAAAAGGCCGCTTAACACTAACAGGCAGCCTTGGCGATGTTATGAAAGAATCGGTGACCATCGCCCTCGCTTACCTGCGCGCGCATGCTGCCGATTTCGACATCGACCCTAAACTGTTTGATCAGTGGGATGTGCATGTACACGTACCGGCAGGCGCTACGCCTAAAGATGGCCCGTCGGCAGGTGTTACCATGCTTACGGCACTTGTTTCGGCATTTACGCAGCGTAAAGTAAAACCTAATTTGGCCATGACCGGCGAGATCACCCTTCGCGGGCGCGTTTTGCCTGTGGGCGGTATCAAAGAAAAGATCCTGGCTGCCAAACGCGCTAATATAAAGGAGATCATCCTGTGCAAATCAAACCAAAAAGATATTCTGGAAATTAAGGAAGATTACATAAAAGACCTTAACTTTCATTACGTTACCGATATGAGGGATGTAATAACCCTCGCCCTGCTTAACGAAAAGGTTAAAAATCCAATAAATCTTACTGTTAAAGAAGACGACAAAGCGGTGGTTAATTAA
- a CDS encoding tetratricopeptide repeat protein: MKLSVILPLLIMSSLESAIAQNAYVRLGQQALMDGDFRSAVSHLEKACITDSTNANAMWMLGYSYYHSDNYKKSILAYTKVIAIKPADATAYYYRARAKSYLGRDNQASAADKELYLLGAIVDLTKAISINSDLRDNKYYQNRGIAYRDYGMFKLQPASHFFDKARGINSLKASIADLEKVLADNPSRMDISALIDQSKEKLIQATTGNTLVKH, from the coding sequence ATGAAGTTATCAGTTATCCTGCCCCTTCTGATCATGTCTTCGCTTGAGTCGGCTATAGCGCAAAACGCTTATGTACGGCTCGGCCAGCAGGCACTCATGGATGGCGACTTCCGTTCGGCAGTGTCGCACCTGGAAAAGGCGTGCATAACTGATTCAACAAATGCCAACGCTATGTGGATGCTGGGCTACTCATACTATCACAGCGATAACTACAAAAAATCGATACTGGCATATACCAAAGTAATTGCAATAAAGCCGGCCGATGCAACAGCTTACTATTACAGGGCAAGGGCAAAAAGTTACCTGGGGAGAGATAACCAGGCTTCGGCGGCGGATAAGGAGCTGTACCTGTTAGGCGCTATTGTTGATCTTACAAAGGCCATCTCTATCAACAGCGATCTCAGGGATAACAAATATTACCAAAACAGGGGCATAGCTTACCGCGACTATGGCATGTTCAAATTGCAACCGGCCTCTCATTTTTTCGATAAAGCAAGAGGTATCAATTCATTAAAAGCATCTATAGCTGACCTGGAAAAAGTGCTTGCCGATAACCCAAGCCGGATGGATATCTCTGCGCTGATCGACCAGTCGAAAGAAAAATTGATCCAGGCCACCACGGGTAATACGCTGGTGAAGCATTAA
- the gpmI gene encoding 2,3-bisphosphoglycerate-independent phosphoglycerate mutase: MENKKKLALIILDGWGYGRNDQSNAILAANTPFVDGLLKQYPNSKLEASGTAVGLPAGQMGNSEVGHMNLGAGRVVYQELGRIHKAVDDNELPTIPVLKDAFEYAKQNNKDVHFIGLVSDGGVHSHIRHVKGLCDTAKQLDVNNVYIHAFLDGRDTDPKSGLGFVTELEEHIAGTGAKIASAIGRYYAMDRDNRWERVKLAYDLMVNGVGEATQNVTDLIKHSYLEGVTDEFVKPIVAVDDAGKPLAVIKDGDVVICFNFRTDRGREISIALTQKSFPEYNIHPLAIRYITMTPYDETFKNVQVVFNKEDLTKTLGEILQNAGKSQIRIAETEKYPHVTFFFSGGREKEFVNEKRLLVPSPKVATYDLQPEMSAAGIRDAIIPELETGWPDFVCLNFANTDMVGHTGVFSAVVKAAETADSCTKAVVEAGLANGYSFIILADHGNADYMINEDGSPNTAHTTNLVPCIVIDKDVKEVKDGKLGDVAPTILSILGVAIPPEMTGNVLV; encoded by the coding sequence GTGGAAAACAAAAAGAAACTCGCACTAATAATACTTGATGGCTGGGGTTATGGCCGCAACGATCAATCAAACGCTATACTGGCCGCCAATACTCCTTTTGTTGATGGCCTGCTTAAGCAATATCCAAATTCAAAACTTGAAGCCTCAGGAACAGCGGTAGGTTTACCTGCCGGGCAAATGGGCAATTCGGAAGTTGGTCATATGAACCTGGGTGCAGGCCGCGTGGTTTACCAGGAACTTGGCCGCATTCATAAAGCAGTTGATGACAATGAGCTGCCAACTATCCCTGTATTGAAGGATGCATTTGAGTACGCTAAACAAAATAATAAAGATGTACATTTTATCGGTTTAGTATCTGATGGCGGTGTACATTCGCACATCAGGCATGTAAAAGGCCTTTGCGACACCGCCAAACAACTTGACGTTAACAATGTATATATCCATGCCTTTTTAGACGGCCGCGATACCGACCCTAAATCGGGTTTGGGCTTTGTTACCGAGCTTGAAGAGCATATTGCAGGTACCGGCGCCAAGATAGCTTCGGCCATCGGTCGTTACTATGCCATGGACCGTGATAACCGCTGGGAGCGTGTTAAACTGGCCTACGACCTAATGGTAAATGGCGTTGGCGAAGCCACTCAAAACGTTACCGACCTCATCAAACACTCGTACCTTGAAGGTGTTACCGACGAATTTGTAAAACCAATAGTTGCTGTTGATGACGCAGGAAAACCTTTAGCAGTTATTAAAGATGGCGACGTGGTGATCTGCTTCAACTTCCGGACCGACAGGGGCCGCGAGATCAGTATCGCCCTGACGCAAAAGTCGTTCCCTGAATACAACATACACCCGCTGGCTATCCGTTACATCACTATGACACCATATGATGAAACGTTTAAGAATGTTCAGGTTGTGTTCAATAAAGAGGATCTGACCAAAACTTTGGGCGAGATCCTTCAAAATGCCGGAAAATCACAGATCAGGATCGCTGAAACCGAAAAATACCCTCACGTAACCTTCTTCTTTTCGGGCGGAAGGGAAAAAGAGTTTGTTAACGAAAAAAGGTTATTAGTACCGTCGCCAAAGGTTGCCACTTACGATTTGCAGCCTGAGATGAGCGCTGCCGGCATCCGCGATGCTATTATCCCGGAGTTGGAAACCGGCTGGCCTGATTTTGTTTGCCTTAACTTTGCCAATACCGATATGGTTGGCCATACCGGCGTTTTCAGCGCCGTAGTTAAAGCAGCCGAAACTGCCGACAGCTGCACCAAAGCTGTTGTTGAAGCAGGCTTAGCCAATGGCTATTCGTTCATTATCCTGGCCGACCATGGTAATGCCGATTACATGATCAATGAAGACGGATCGCCCAATACGGCACATACAACCAACCTGGTACCATGTATTGTGATTGACAAGGATGTTAAAGAGGTAAAAGACGGAAAACTGGGCGATGTGGCGCCAACAATATTAAGCATATTAGGTGTTGCCATACCTCCCGAAATGACTGGTAATGTATTGGTGTAA
- a CDS encoding DUF4783 domain-containing protein, with the protein MKLIYLPSFIFLLLLPYASSADAIDNVANLLKTGNTKELSRLFANNVEITIMEDENVYSQNQATVILDKFFARNKPKGIKLLHKINSGGNYHFGVYILSTDKGEFRVAITLKDAGKTANVVELKIEDEKVK; encoded by the coding sequence ATGAAATTAATATACCTGCCGTCGTTTATTTTTTTACTGCTGCTTCCGTATGCCTCATCGGCAGATGCGATAGATAACGTTGCTAATCTTTTAAAAACAGGTAATACCAAAGAGCTTTCCAGGCTATTTGCCAATAATGTGGAGATAACCATTATGGAAGACGAGAATGTTTATTCGCAAAACCAGGCTACGGTTATATTGGATAAGTTCTTCGCCAGGAATAAGCCTAAAGGTATTAAGCTGTTACATAAAATAAATTCGGGGGGTAATTATCATTTCGGTGTTTATATTTTGAGTACCGATAAGGGCGAATTTCGGGTTGCCATTACCCTGAAGGATGCAGGTAAAACCGCCAATGTTGTTGAATTAAAAATTGAAGATGAAAAGGTGAAGTAA
- the nadC gene encoding carboxylating nicotinate-nucleotide diphosphorylase: protein MDKELIHQFINNALSEDVGDGDHTSLSTIPADATGKAKLLVKDEGILAGIELAAEIFHVVDPNLKLNVFLQDGDPVKYKDVAFEVEGSSRSILTAERLVLNCMQRMSGIATKTRQIVDLLKGTNTKVLDTRKTTPGLRYLEKWAVRIGGGVNHRFGLYDMILIKDNHVDYAGGIRQAIESANQYLTDNGKKLAIEIEVRNLDELEQVLQTGRVNRILLDNFNFDDLRQAVGIIQGRYITEASGGITIDNIREYADCGVDYISVGALTHSVKSLDLSLKAVK from the coding sequence TTGGATAAAGAACTAATACACCAGTTTATAAATAATGCTTTAAGTGAGGATGTGGGCGATGGCGATCATACCTCGCTTTCAACCATCCCGGCCGACGCTACCGGCAAAGCAAAACTTTTAGTTAAGGACGAAGGAATACTGGCCGGTATTGAGCTGGCTGCCGAAATATTTCATGTGGTTGATCCAAACCTTAAGCTTAACGTGTTTTTGCAGGATGGTGACCCCGTTAAGTATAAAGACGTAGCTTTTGAGGTTGAGGGCAGTTCACGAAGTATTTTAACCGCCGAGCGTTTGGTACTAAATTGTATGCAGCGTATGTCGGGAATTGCTACAAAAACCCGGCAGATAGTTGATTTGCTGAAAGGAACCAATACCAAAGTTTTAGATACCCGTAAAACTACGCCAGGGCTTCGTTATCTCGAAAAATGGGCGGTGCGCATAGGCGGGGGCGTAAACCACAGGTTTGGTTTGTACGATATGATCCTGATTAAGGATAACCATGTAGACTATGCCGGGGGAATAAGACAAGCTATTGAAAGCGCTAATCAATATTTAACCGATAACGGAAAAAAACTTGCCATTGAAATTGAGGTGCGTAACCTCGATGAACTGGAGCAGGTTTTACAAACCGGCCGGGTAAACCGTATACTGCTTGATAATTTCAATTTTGATGACCTGCGGCAGGCTGTTGGTATAATACAGGGGCGTTATATTACCGAAGCTTCGGGCGGTATCACCATTGATAATATACGTGAATATGCCGATTGCGGGGTCGATTACATTTCTGTCGGTGCGCTTACCCATTCGGTTAAAAGCCTTGACCTTAGCCTGAAAGCCGTAAAATAG
- the plsY gene encoding glycerol-3-phosphate 1-O-acyltransferase PlsY, with protein sequence MITVYSVTALIMAYLCGSIPTAVWIGMAFYNVDVREYGSGNAGATNTFRVLGKQAGIPVMLLDIFKGWAATNFAYFIGASATGAINSTAYTNYELALGIAAVMGHLFPIFAGFRGGKGVATLFGMILAIHFHAALLCIVVFITVLLISKYVSLSSIAAAFTYPIGVTFVFPTPIRSIVIYGMCICILVLVTHQKNIERLIRGKESKVNFFKKKTTAA encoded by the coding sequence ATGATAACCGTTTACTCTGTTACAGCGCTTATAATGGCTTATCTGTGCGGCTCAATACCTACGGCCGTTTGGATTGGTATGGCTTTTTACAATGTGGATGTACGCGAGTACGGAAGCGGTAATGCCGGCGCAACAAATACTTTTCGTGTGCTTGGTAAACAAGCAGGTATCCCTGTGATGCTGCTTGATATATTTAAAGGCTGGGCAGCTACAAACTTCGCTTATTTCATTGGTGCATCTGCTACGGGTGCTATCAACTCAACCGCATACACCAATTATGAACTGGCTTTAGGCATAGCGGCTGTTATGGGGCACCTGTTCCCTATTTTTGCAGGTTTCAGGGGCGGCAAGGGCGTAGCAACTTTGTTTGGAATGATTTTGGCTATACATTTTCATGCTGCCTTATTATGTATAGTGGTTTTTATAACGGTGTTACTGATCTCGAAATATGTGTCGCTTAGCTCAATTGCAGCAGCCTTTACTTACCCTATAGGCGTTACATTTGTTTTTCCGACACCTATACGCTCGATAGTAATTTATGGCATGTGTATTTGCATACTTGTGCTGGTAACCCACCAAAAAAACATTGAACGCTTAATAAGAGGCAAAGAATCGAAAGTTAATTTTTTTAAGAAGAAAACAACAGCTGCCTGA
- a CDS encoding M48 family metallopeptidase: MKKFKPVLVLIAIMAVFSCSTVPLTGRKQLSLVGDAEVNQSAAASYKQLLSDPKTKVVASGADAQRVKTIGNRLAVAIEKYLKENGYGDQYSFQWEFNLIQSSEVNAWCMPGGKVAVYSGLLPVANTDAYLAVVMGHEIGHAIARHSAERISQEMLVQGGGQLVGAATSQQSQATQTAIGTLYGVGSQLKLLAYSRNQESEADRLGLTFMAMAGYDPHNATAFWQRMAAQNKGGAPPEFLSTHPADATRIANIQNLIPEAMKYYKK, from the coding sequence ATGAAAAAGTTTAAACCTGTATTAGTCCTGATAGCCATCATGGCTGTCTTTTCCTGTTCAACTGTGCCGCTAACCGGCCGTAAACAATTAAGTCTTGTTGGCGATGCCGAAGTAAACCAGTCGGCCGCGGCAAGCTATAAGCAACTGCTTTCCGACCCCAAAACCAAAGTGGTGGCGAGCGGTGCCGATGCGCAACGCGTTAAAACCATTGGTAACAGGCTGGCTGTAGCCATTGAAAAATACCTCAAAGAAAACGGTTATGGCGATCAGTATAGCTTTCAGTGGGAGTTTAACCTGATTCAAAGCAGCGAGGTTAACGCCTGGTGTATGCCCGGCGGTAAGGTTGCGGTTTACAGTGGCTTGCTGCCTGTAGCCAATACCGATGCTTACCTTGCAGTAGTTATGGGGCATGAAATTGGCCATGCCATTGCCCGTCACTCGGCCGAACGGATCTCGCAGGAGATGCTGGTACAAGGCGGGGGACAGTTGGTAGGCGCAGCCACAAGCCAGCAATCACAGGCTACACAAACCGCAATAGGTACTTTATACGGTGTTGGGAGCCAGCTGAAATTACTGGCTTATTCACGTAACCAGGAGTCGGAAGCCGACCGCTTGGGTTTAACCTTTATGGCCATGGCCGGGTATGACCCGCATAATGCCACTGCTTTTTGGCAACGCATGGCAGCCCAAAATAAAGGCGGCGCGCCACCCGAATTTTTGAGCACTCACCCTGCCGATGCTACCCGTATTGCCAATATCCAGAACCTCATACCCGAGGCCATGAAATATTATAAAAAATAA
- a CDS encoding DUF2071 domain-containing protein: protein MAKSKFLKAQWKNLVMLNYEVDAAILKPYIPAGTLLDLWEGKALVSMVGFVFRDTRVLGIKWPWHVNFEEVNLRFYVRYYNGTEWKRGAVFISEIVPKSMIALIANNLYKEHYRALPMRSSITTTADNHTQFLYEWKLNGRWNKLGATVSDTLVDIGPGSPEEFILEHYWGYNGLSEIKTMEYQVEHISWQTGCTRLCFRC from the coding sequence ATGGCTAAAAGCAAATTTTTAAAAGCGCAATGGAAAAACCTGGTGATGCTTAATTACGAGGTTGATGCGGCAATATTAAAACCTTACATCCCGGCAGGCACGCTGCTCGACCTTTGGGAAGGAAAAGCGCTGGTAAGTATGGTTGGTTTTGTATTTCGCGATACGCGGGTATTAGGTATTAAATGGCCATGGCATGTAAACTTTGAAGAAGTTAACCTGCGTTTTTATGTGCGTTACTACAATGGCACCGAATGGAAACGCGGCGCTGTTTTTATAAGCGAAATAGTACCTAAAAGCATGATTGCGCTTATTGCCAATAACCTTTATAAGGAGCATTACCGCGCACTGCCTATGCGAAGCTCTATTACCACGACAGCAGATAACCATACCCAATTTTTATACGAGTGGAAACTTAACGGCCGATGGAATAAACTCGGCGCTACGGTAAGTGACACTTTGGTTGATATCGGCCCCGGAAGTCCTGAGGAGTTTATTTTAGAACATTACTGGGGATACAATGGTTTAAGCGAAATAAAAACAATGGAGTACCAGGTTGAGCATATTTCATGGCAAACCGGTTGTACGCGATTATGTTTTCGATGCTGA
- a CDS encoding IS110 family transposase — protein sequence MSKTLEIVHPNAAGIDIGSRNFFVDAGEDQIRIFPTFTADCNAIRDYLLSLGINTVAMESTGVYWITLYTVLEEAGVEVYLVNGRDVKNVPGRKSDVKDCQWLRQLHGYGLLRKSFIPEIEMRKVRSYLRLRQDHIRAAATQVHLMQKALTQMNIRFTEVINDISGASGIRMITAILGGERDAITLAELCHERILEKKRDLVIKSLEGHYSEEHLFALRQAYGTCCYYNSLIKECDAEIERQLKDMSKDKDDIETAVKRKPIRYHKPEIDNLHKPLLKLTGGKDPIGIAGITDYSFLQIVSEVGTDMSPWPTEKHFSGWLKLAPMKSSSGKMHKRVRMKRQNNAGLIFRNLAQGLLNSKHLALGAFGRRIRARRGSPIAIKAIARKIACYYYRVMTNGSEFVEKGIEAYQNHLKEQKRKQLEKLALQFNMQLVPA from the coding sequence ATGTCAAAAACACTTGAGATCGTCCATCCCAATGCGGCAGGGATAGATATTGGCAGCAGAAATTTCTTTGTAGATGCAGGCGAAGATCAGATCCGTATCTTCCCCACTTTTACGGCAGACTGTAACGCGATCCGTGATTACTTGCTTTCTTTAGGTATCAATACAGTAGCGATGGAATCCACGGGTGTTTACTGGATAACACTATACACAGTTTTGGAGGAAGCGGGTGTAGAAGTTTACCTTGTAAATGGGCGTGATGTAAAAAATGTCCCAGGTCGAAAAAGCGATGTGAAAGACTGTCAGTGGCTTCGTCAATTGCATGGCTATGGCCTTTTACGGAAAAGTTTTATACCGGAAATTGAAATGCGTAAAGTTAGAAGTTACCTCCGTTTGCGGCAAGATCATATCCGTGCCGCCGCCACACAGGTTCACTTGATGCAGAAAGCTCTAACCCAAATGAATATCCGTTTTACAGAAGTGATTAACGATATCAGCGGAGCGAGCGGAATACGCATGATAACAGCCATACTTGGAGGCGAAAGAGATGCCATTACGCTGGCAGAATTATGTCATGAGCGGATACTGGAAAAGAAAAGAGATCTGGTGATTAAATCACTGGAGGGGCATTATAGCGAGGAGCATCTGTTCGCCTTGCGTCAGGCTTATGGCACCTGTTGCTATTACAATAGTTTAATAAAAGAATGCGATGCAGAGATAGAGCGTCAGTTAAAAGATATGTCAAAAGATAAAGACGATATTGAAACAGCTGTAAAACGCAAACCGATTCGTTACCATAAACCTGAAATAGATAACCTGCATAAGCCTTTGCTGAAATTGACAGGAGGCAAAGACCCGATAGGCATAGCAGGAATAACCGATTACAGTTTTCTCCAGATCGTAAGCGAGGTGGGAACAGATATGAGTCCCTGGCCAACAGAAAAGCACTTTAGTGGCTGGTTGAAACTGGCACCGATGAAATCGAGTTCGGGAAAGATGCATAAACGGGTACGGATGAAGCGTCAAAATAATGCAGGGCTGATATTCAGAAATCTGGCCCAGGGTCTATTGAACAGCAAACACCTCGCTCTTGGGGCATTTGGTCGGAGAATACGTGCAAGGCGGGGAAGTCCTATCGCCATAAAGGCAATAGCGCGAAAGATAGCGTGCTATTATTATAGGGTAATGACTAATGGCAGTGAGTTTGTAGAAAAAGGAATAGAGGCCTATCAAAACCATTTAAAAGAACAGAAAAGGAAGCAACTTGAAAAATTGGCACTACAGTTTAATATGCAATTAGTCCCTGCATAA
- a CDS encoding DUF3050 domain-containing protein, protein MANYGNRIAQLKNEIQPLRDQLINHELYKNITSLDELTVFMEHHVFAVWDFMSLLKALQQKLTCTVTPWMPTGNANTRYLINEIVAGEESDIDEQGNRASHFELYLRAMQQAGSTAEGINNLFNELNFGKHIDEALIIANIPVPARNFVQHTFDVIDTNKDYLQAAVFTFGREDLIPDMFVSIVKGLSQQLPGKVDILLYYLERHIEVDGDHHSQLAYQMTAELCGGDDSKWAEATTAVKEALQARIALWDGILEAIKVQEISPL, encoded by the coding sequence ATGGCAAATTACGGCAACCGCATTGCACAGTTAAAAAACGAGATCCAGCCTTTACGCGACCAGCTTATTAATCATGAGCTTTATAAAAATATTACATCGCTTGATGAGCTTACCGTTTTTATGGAGCATCATGTGTTTGCCGTTTGGGATTTTATGTCGCTGTTAAAAGCTTTGCAGCAAAAGCTTACCTGCACTGTTACCCCATGGATGCCAACCGGGAATGCCAATACCCGTTATCTTATTAATGAAATTGTTGCCGGCGAAGAAAGCGATATCGACGAGCAGGGCAATCGTGCAAGTCATTTTGAACTTTATCTGCGTGCTATGCAACAGGCGGGCAGTACCGCGGAAGGCATCAATAACCTGTTTAATGAACTCAATTTCGGTAAGCATATTGATGAAGCGCTGATCATCGCTAATATTCCTGTTCCTGCCCGTAACTTTGTACAGCATACCTTTGATGTTATCGATACCAATAAAGATTATCTGCAAGCTGCAGTATTCACCTTTGGGCGCGAAGACCTGATCCCGGATATGTTTGTGAGCATAGTAAAAGGGCTGAGCCAGCAGTTACCGGGCAAGGTTGATATCCTGCTCTACTACCTTGAGCGCCATATTGAAGTTGACGGCGACCATCACTCCCAACTGGCCTACCAAATGACCGCCGAACTTTGCGGCGGGGATGACAGCAAATGGGCAGAGGCTACTACGGCTGTTAAAGAAGCGTTACAGGCACGTATTGCGCTTTGGGATGGAATATTGGAGGCCATTAAAGTGCAGGAAATAAGCCCCCTCTAA